Proteins encoded by one window of Conger conger chromosome 1, fConCon1.1, whole genome shotgun sequence:
- the LOC133136754 gene encoding uncharacterized protein LOC133136754 translates to MTRSPPLVISSTQPIQVLYYCTGGKFSDGSVFDPFIMNIVPTDKFCESHTLEGMEDFTNYALIVAKTKDIKEIQFDDKHPSFNWQQVLLTEYSWAHYTYDKGISHHTVKSPSAPIGVYSVGTVDQNSYGAPAACGLLYCTHNGQYHPPGKPLWHDSACTQLCECNPCTGFVICQTSQCKAEEQCKVVDGVSKCVAKTVPEPLCPSKEKYHYTYITVYMFNGNAKETAKNQLYITSYLSDTNVLVTVNKSPFKKELTMQGGESETVEVPSDTELKGTGKYSKTVMIQSNKFITIVSSNQKKNSVDTSLVYPVNKLGQEYYVFTPSATGYPKELAVFALQGSTSVTVELKCAVTFEGKTYNPNEKLTAGIVASEVLYLESDNDCTGSRVVSNKPVGVISGHACAWKNSNCQHAFEQLLPVEQWGTSYIVPPLEYQVLDDSVYIFASKPTRVTYQFGDKSQDTDLSAGQWKEIPMTRSPPLVISSTQPIQVLYYCTGGKFSDGSVFDPFIMNIVPTDKFCESHTLEGMEDFTNYALIVAKTKDIKEIQFDDKHPSFNWQQVLLTEYSWAHYTYDKGISHHTVKSPSAPIGVYSVGTVDQNSYGAPAACGLLYCTHNGQYHPPGKPLWHDSACTQLCECNPCTGFVICQTSQCKAEEQCKVVDGVSKCVAKTVPEPLCPSKEKYHYTYITVYMFNGNAKETAKNQLYITSYLSDTNVLVTVNKSPFKKELTMQGGESETVEVPSDTELKGTGKYSKTVMIQSNKFITIVSSNQKKNSVDTSLVYPVNKLGQEYYVFTPSATGYPKELAVFALQGSTSVTVELKCAVTFEGKTYNPNEKLTAGIVASEVLYLESDNDCTGSRVVSNKPVGVISGHACAWKNSNCQHAFEQLLPVEQWGTSYIVPPLEYQVLDDSVYIFASKPTRVTYQFGDKSQDTDLSAGQWKEIPMTRSPPLVISSTQPIQVLYYCTGGKFSDGSVFDPFIMNIVPTDKFCESHTLEGMEDFTNYALIVAKTKDIKEIQFDDKHPSFNWQQVLLTEYSWAHYTYDKGISHHTVKSPSAPIGVYSVGTVDQNSYGAPAACGLLYCTHNGQYHPPGKPLWHDSACTQLCECNPCTGFVICRTSQCNPEEDCKVIEGMSKCVAKTIPAPVNPPKGKS, encoded by the exons ATGACTAGGAGTCCACCATTAGTCATCTCTTCCACCCAGCCCATTCAAGTCCTCTACTACTGCACTGGTGGCAAATTTAGTGATGGCTCTGTATTTGACCCCTTTATTATGAACATTGTACCCACTGATAAGTTCTGTGAATCCCACACGTTAGAGGGCATGGAGGACTTTACTAACTATGCCCTCATCGTTGCCAAGACCAAGGACATTAAAGAAATACAATTTGATGACAAGCATCCATCTTTCAATTGGCAGCAAGTTCTTCTGACAGAATACTCGTGGGCTCATTACACCTATGATAAAGGAATAAGTCACCACACAGTGAAGAGTCCTTCTGCTCCCATTGGAGTTTATAGTGTTGGCACAGTGGACCAGAACAGCTACGGAGCTCCTGCAGCTTGTGGTC TCCTGTACTGTACCCACAATGGTCAGTATCATCCTCCTGGAAAGCCACTCTGGCATGATTCTGCTTGTACACAGCTCTGCGAGTGCAACCCTTGCACAGGTTTTGTCATCTGCCAGACATCTCAGTGCAAAGCTGAAGAACAGTGTAAAGTTGTGGACGGTGTGAGCAAATGTGTGGCAAAAACCGTTCCAGAACCACTATGTCCATCAAAAG aaaaatatcaTTACACATACATAACAGTCTACATGTTCAATGGCAATGCAAAGGAGACGGCCAAGAACCAGCTCTACATCACATCCTATCTATCAGATACAAATGTACTTGTCACTGTCAACAAGTCTCCATTCAAGAAAGAGCTGACTATGCAGGGTGGAGAGTCTGAAACAGTGGAAGTACCTTCTGACACGGAATTGAAAGGCACAGGCAAATATTCCAAAACGGTCATGATACAATCCAACAAGTTCATCACAATTGTGTCCTCCAATCAAAAGAAGAATTCAGTTGACACCTCACTGGTGTATCCAGTCAATAAACTGGGTCAAGAGTATTATGTCTTCACGCCATCAGCTACTGGTTACCCAAAAGAGTTGGCTGTTTTTGCCTTACAAGGCTCTACTTCAGTGACAGTAGAGTTGAAGTGTGCTGTCACTTTTGAAGGTAAAACGTATAACCCAAATGAAAAGCTTACTGCTGGCATTGTTGCATCTGAGGTCCTCTACCTGGAGTCCGATAACGACTGCACTGGGTCAAGAGTGGTGTCAAACAAGCCTGTAGGTGTCATCTCAGGACATGCTTGTGCTTGGAAGAACTCCAATTGCCAGCATGCCTTTGAACAGTTGTTACCTGTAGAGCAATGGGGTACATCCTACATTGTTCCACCTCTAGAATATCAGGTCCTGGATGACTCAGTGTATATCTTTGCTTCTAAGCCCACTCGTGTCACTTACCAATTTGGTGACAAATCTCAGGACACTGATCTGAGTGCTGGTCAGTGGAAAGAGATTCCAATGACTAGGAGTCCACCATTAGTCATCTCTTCCACCCAGCCCATTCAAGTCCTCTACTACTGCACTGGTGGCAAATTTAGTGATGGCTCTGTATTTGACCCCTTTATTATGAACATTGTACCCACTGATAAGTTCTGTGAATCCCACACGTTAGAGGGCATGGAGGACTTTACTAACTATGCCCTCATCGTTGCCAAGACCAAGGACATTAAAGAAATACAATTTGATGACAAGCATCCATCTTTCAATTGGCAGCAAGTTCTTCTGACAGAATACTCGTGGGCTCATTACACCTATGATAAAGGAATAAGTCACCACACAGTGAAGAGTCCTTCTGCTCCCATTGGAGTTTATAGTGTTGGCACAGTGGACCAGAACAGCTACGGAGCTCCTGCAGCTTGTGGTC TCCTGTACTGTACCCACAATGGTCAGTATCATCCTCCTGGAAAGCCACTCTGGCATGATTCTGCTTGTACACAGCTCTGCGAGTGCAACCCTTGCACAGGTTTTGTCATCTGCCAGACATCTCAGTGCAAAGCTGAAGAACAGTGTAAAGTTGTGGACGGTGTGAGCAAATGTGTGGCAAAAACCGTTCCAGAACCACTATGTCCATCAAAAG aaaaatatcaTTACACATACATAACAGTCTACATGTTCAATGGCAATGCAAAGGAGACGGCCAAGAACCAGCTCTACATCACATCCTATCTATCAGATACAAATGTACTTGTCACTGTCAACAAGTCTCCATTCAAGAAAGAGCTGACTATGCAGGGTGGAGAGTCTGAAACAGTGGAAGTACCTTCTGACACGGAATTGAAAGGCACAGGCAAATATTCCAAAACGGTCATGATACAATCCAACAAGTTCATCACAATTGTGTCCTCCAATCAAAAGAAGAATTCAGTTGACACCTCACTGGTGTATCCAGTCAATAAACTGGGTCAAGAGTATTATGTCTTCACGCCATCAGCTACTGGTTACCCAAAAGAGTTGGCTGTTTTTGCCTTACAAGGCTCTACTTCAGTGACAGTAGAGTTGAAGTGTGCTGTCACTTTTGAAGGTAAAACGTATAACCCAAATGAAAAGCTTACTGCTGGCATTGTTGCATCTGAGGTCCTCTACCTGGAGTCCGATAACGACTGCACTGGGTCAAGAGTGGTGTCAAACAAGCCTGTAGGTGTCATCTCAGGACATGCTTGTGCTTGGAAGAACTCCAATTGCCAGCATGCCTTTGAACAGTTGTTACCTGTAGAGCAATGGGGTACATCCTACATTGTTCCACCTCTAGAATATCAGGTCCTGGATGACTCAGTGTATATCTTTGCTTCTAAGCCCACTCGTGTCACTTACCAATTTGGTGACAAATCTCAGGACACTGATCTGAGTGCTGGTCAGTGGAAAGAGATTCCAATGACTAGGAGTCCACCATTAGTCATCTCTTCCACCCAGCCCATTCAAGTCCTCTACTACTGCACTGGTGGCAAATTTAGTGATGGCTCTGTATTTGACCCCTTTATTATGAACATTGTACCCACTGATAAGTTCTGTGAATCCCACACGTTAGAGGGCATGGAGGACTTTACTAACTATGCCCTCATCGTTGCCAAGACCAAGGACATTAAAGAAATACAATTTGATGACAAGCATCCATCTTTCAATTGGCAGCAAGTTCTTCTGACAGAATACTCGTGGGCTCATTACACCTATGATAAAGGAATAAGTCACCACACAGTGAAGAGTCCTTCTGCTCCCATTGGAGTTTATAGTGTTGGCACAGTGGACCAGAACAGCTACGGAGCTCCTGCAGCTTGTGGTC TCCTGTACTGTACCCACAATGGTCAGTATCATCCTCCTGGAAAGCCACTCTGGCATGATTCTGCTTGTACACAGCTCTGCGAGTGCAACCCTTGCACAGGTTTTGTCATCTGCCGGACATCCCAGTGCAACCCTGAAGAAGATTGTAAAGTCATAGAGGGCATGAGCAAATGTGTGGCAAAAACCATCCCTGCACCTGTGAATCCACCCAAAGGTAAATCATAA